In the Candidatus Saccharimonas aalborgensis genome, one interval contains:
- a CDS encoding type II secretion system F family protein: protein MKKFNYEARDKNSDKIIKSIVQADSETSAAKALVEQGYTPLTIKEVDENGGLIGRLTGRIKTKDKIVFTRQLATLIGAGLPLAQSIRTVLDQTQNKKLQGVIQEVIADVEGGKQLSEAFGKHPEVFDKIFLALVAAGEVSGTLDEALKRVAAQQEKDAAMMSKIKGAMTYPIIVMVVILAVMLFMLFTVVPQVEKLYHDMKKSLPMLTEIMINSANFMIHFWWLVLVVMFIGIYFLRQYMHTENGIRTFDTLKLNAPLFKGMFRKLYMARFTRTGQTLLSTGVAMLDMLRISSESVNNVVVSKSIDRAAEKVKGGKALSAAIQSEEYILPMVPQMIKIGEQSGKIDEMMGKTAQVFEDELDEEIKAISTAIEPILMVVLAIVAGGMVGAILFPIYSLVNGV from the coding sequence GTGAAGAAATTTAATTACGAAGCACGTGACAAGAACTCCGACAAAATTATTAAGTCGATTGTTCAGGCTGATTCGGAAACCTCGGCGGCGAAAGCATTGGTTGAGCAGGGGTATACGCCCCTTACCATCAAGGAAGTAGACGAAAATGGTGGATTGATCGGCCGTCTGACCGGAAGGATTAAGACGAAAGATAAGATCGTATTTACTCGACAGCTTGCCACTCTGATCGGAGCTGGTTTGCCACTCGCACAAAGCATTCGGACAGTGCTTGATCAAACGCAGAATAAAAAACTCCAGGGAGTAATCCAAGAAGTCATCGCCGACGTCGAGGGTGGTAAGCAGTTATCGGAAGCATTTGGAAAGCACCCCGAAGTCTTCGATAAGATTTTTTTGGCACTTGTGGCGGCCGGTGAAGTATCGGGAACACTCGATGAGGCACTCAAACGTGTTGCAGCACAGCAAGAAAAAGATGCAGCTATGATGAGTAAAATAAAGGGTGCAATGACGTATCCTATCATTGTAATGGTTGTTATACTGGCGGTGATGTTGTTTATGCTATTTACCGTGGTTCCACAGGTTGAAAAGCTCTATCATGATATGAAAAAGTCACTTCCTATGCTGACCGAAATCATGATAAACAGTGCAAACTTCATGATTCACTTCTGGTGGCTTGTACTTGTCGTTATGTTTATTGGCATTTATTTCTTGAGACAGTATATGCATACCGAAAACGGTATCAGGACATTCGATACCCTCAAACTCAATGCCCCGTTGTTTAAGGGAATGTTTCGTAAACTTTATATGGCACGCTTCACCCGTACAGGACAGACGCTACTGTCGACCGGTGTGGCAATGCTCGACATGCTACGCATTAGTTCGGAGAGTGTAAACAATGTGGTTGTCAGCAAGAGTATTGATCGAGCGGCCGAGAAAGTAAAGGGGGGTAAGGCACTTTCAGCTGCTATTCAGTCGGAGGAGTACATCCTACCAATGGTTCCGCAGATGATCAAGATTGGCGAACAGTCAGGCAAAATTGATGAGATGATGGGCAAGACGGCCCAAGTGTTTGAGGATGAGCTTGACGAAGAGATCAAGGCGATCTCGACAGCGATCGAACCGATCCTTATGGTGGTTCTTGCTATCGTAGCTGGTGGAATGGTAGGAGCAATCCTCTTCCCAATCTATAGCCTCGTAAATGGCGTCTAA
- a CDS encoding type II secretion system protein gives MSIQQKQRGFTIIEVVLVLAIAALIFLMVFIALPALQRNQRDTARKTVLGKVSSAVTTYQSNKRGAQPTKGVDLQGYVDGRTGTTSDKGAAGSFTASANDTVIDNDYIVTVKAYASGDTVGNADTNVVQVVTGATCNSTGDAVASGTTRNAAILIKLENGSAIVCQAV, from the coding sequence ATGAGCATTCAGCAAAAACAACGGGGGTTTACAATCATCGAGGTGGTGCTCGTGCTCGCTATTGCGGCACTTATCTTCCTGATGGTGTTCATCGCCTTGCCTGCTTTGCAGCGTAATCAACGCGATACCGCACGCAAGACGGTTCTCGGAAAGGTAAGCTCGGCCGTGACTACCTACCAGTCAAATAAGCGGGGAGCCCAGCCAACCAAGGGTGTTGATCTACAGGGCTATGTCGATGGTCGCACCGGGACTACGAGTGATAAAGGTGCCGCAGGAAGCTTCACTGCTTCAGCAAATGACACGGTCATTGATAACGATTACATCGTAACTGTTAAGGCGTATGCTTCTGGTGATACAGTAGGAAATGCCGACACAAACGTTGTTCAAGTTGTCACGGGTGCAACCTGCAACTCTACTGGCGATGCAGTAGCATCGGGTACAACACGCAATGCCGCGATTCTTATCAAGCTCGAAAACGGTAGCGCAATTGTCTGCCAAGCAGTCTAG
- a CDS encoding prepilin peptidase: MDYIFGTLIVSIGGLMLGSFAGAQVWRLRARQLDEDRQAGETIDKQELSRLKPLISVSLTSDRSVCLYCHHQLRWYDMIPLLSWAGTGGRCRYCRQSIGSLEPLIELGLSAAFVISYLYWPTPLTSGVAWGAFVVWLLSLTSLAILVTYDIRWQLLPDIVSYCYMLLGIIFIVLGFHGGWGSIVEVVGAVAVLGGLYGILYMLSGGRWIGFGDVKLGVGLGLFLSNWRQALLALFLANLIGCIVVIPGLISRKLTSTSHIPFGPFLVAGMMLAFFWGEWLISRLLSLQLF; encoded by the coding sequence ATGGATTATATTTTTGGAACGTTGATTGTTAGTATCGGGGGACTCATGCTTGGTAGCTTCGCAGGTGCTCAGGTGTGGCGCTTACGGGCGCGACAGCTTGACGAGGACAGACAGGCCGGGGAAACTATTGATAAACAAGAACTTAGCCGCTTGAAACCTCTCATATCAGTTTCTCTTACGTCAGATCGCTCAGTCTGCTTATACTGCCATCATCAGCTGCGTTGGTATGATATGATCCCTCTGCTCAGCTGGGCTGGTACAGGCGGCAGATGCCGTTACTGTCGGCAATCTATAGGCTCCCTGGAACCTCTTATAGAGCTTGGGCTAAGCGCTGCATTTGTTATCTCATATCTTTACTGGCCCACACCTCTTACATCAGGGGTAGCATGGGGAGCATTTGTCGTCTGGCTACTTTCTCTCACAAGTCTTGCGATTTTGGTTACATATGACATTCGTTGGCAGCTTCTGCCAGATATCGTTAGCTACTGCTATATGTTACTGGGAATTATATTTATTGTCCTTGGCTTTCATGGGGGGTGGGGTTCAATTGTTGAAGTAGTAGGGGCTGTGGCGGTACTCGGCGGTCTCTATGGCATACTTTACATGCTTTCGGGTGGGAGATGGATTGGCTTCGGTGACGTTAAGTTAGGAGTCGGACTGGGACTTTTTCTGTCAAATTGGCGACAGGCGTTACTAGCGCTCTTTCTCGCTAACCTCATAGGTTGCATCGTTGTTATACCGGGTCTTATCAGTCGAAAGCTAACCAGTACCTCGCATATACCGTTTGGACCATTTCTTGTCGCAGGGATGATGCTGGCATTCTTCTGGGGCGAGTGGCTCATCTCGCGACTTTTGTCGCTTCAATTGTTCTAG
- a CDS encoding pilus assembly FimT family protein yields MIGNKSAGFTVIETILYLAVTGLLAVGVLAGATTAINQQRYKDATNSFVDYLQSGYDQTINVQNDRPVEKTCDSASQITDSPNPAAEVRGATECFVIGQLISTDDGRAFTMTVVYGSQDGSKKTNDADALTSSNLFLGTTSSTYTLEWDTRIVQPGTATPILPTSILIARSPSSGVVRTYIGAKALTLSALITTGAVSADTLFCVDPSGWTGATRDGAVVRPDTTNSSGVKLAGPGGGC; encoded by the coding sequence ATGATTGGGAATAAATCGGCTGGATTCACTGTTATTGAAACCATTCTTTATCTTGCCGTTACCGGTCTTCTTGCGGTTGGAGTGCTTGCAGGAGCGACAACGGCTATCAACCAGCAGCGCTACAAAGATGCCACGAACTCTTTTGTCGATTATCTCCAGTCGGGATATGACCAGACCATCAACGTTCAGAATGACCGGCCAGTAGAAAAAACCTGTGACAGTGCTTCTCAGATTACTGACTCTCCAAATCCTGCAGCAGAGGTGAGAGGAGCGACAGAGTGTTTCGTGATCGGCCAACTGATATCGACTGACGATGGACGGGCTTTTACCATGACAGTAGTATATGGTTCCCAAGATGGTTCGAAAAAGACGAATGATGCAGACGCCTTGACATCATCAAACCTTTTTTTGGGTACAACCTCTAGTACATATACACTTGAGTGGGATACGAGGATTGTCCAACCGGGCACTGCAACACCAATTCTTCCGACAAGTATTTTAATTGCTCGCTCGCCTTCGAGCGGCGTGGTGCGAACCTACATCGGTGCCAAAGCGTTAACATTGTCAGCACTCATTACCACAGGCGCGGTATCAGCTGATACTCTCTTTTGTGTTGATCCCTCGGGGTGGACGGGAGCAACTCGTGATGGCGCTGTGGTGCGTCCTGACACGACAAACAGCAGCGGGGTGAAGCTTGCTGGTCCAGGAGGCGGTTGCTGA
- a CDS encoding PulJ/GspJ family protein: MRFSKGDTIIEVMFSFVVFSMVIVGAFILMNQGIASAQRSLEITLVREQIDAQIDMARYVQKYERTTWESLIKPAPTGKLVSSVSEFGTDLSCPTSASLSDTFFFGRTSDAKTVTLYSVGAASYGLAPTYSLVDYLATTPKSYGIWLMIVPAETKSGGPADSATNKAYDLHVRSCWNSVGSSQPMTIGTVTRFYDVK; encoded by the coding sequence ATGCGTTTTAGTAAGGGCGATACGATTATCGAAGTGATGTTTTCATTCGTCGTCTTTAGTATGGTTATCGTAGGCGCCTTTATTTTGATGAATCAAGGTATCGCCTCGGCGCAGCGTTCCCTCGAAATTACCCTGGTTCGCGAGCAGATAGACGCGCAGATTGATATGGCTCGGTATGTCCAGAAATACGAGAGGACCACCTGGGAGAGCCTGATTAAACCAGCTCCTACGGGCAAACTGGTGTCGTCAGTTTCCGAGTTTGGCACAGATCTCAGCTGTCCCACTTCTGCATCTCTATCAGATACGTTCTTTTTTGGGCGTACTTCGGATGCAAAGACGGTCACTCTCTATAGTGTTGGCGCTGCGTCTTATGGGCTCGCTCCTACCTATAGCCTTGTTGACTACCTTGCGACAACCCCCAAATCATACGGGATATGGCTCATGATTGTGCCTGCGGAGACCAAGTCAGGGGGTCCTGCTGACTCGGCTACCAACAAAGCGTATGATCTCCATGTTCGATCGTGTTGGAACAGCGTTGGATCAAGTCAACCAATGACCATCGGAACTGTTACGAGGTTTTATGATGTCAAATAG
- a CDS encoding PilW family protein, with protein sequence MSNRACSKGFTLIELMISMTFLSILLIAITVATLQIMHQYSKGMTVKSINQIGRNLADSIRRDARSLSTVGGGKYVAPNTIGAGGLGRLCLGSASYIWNTDSALRDGTGVKYTGVPSPRMIAMARVNDQGGQYCLPVSGNYRMDVPATLATEMLSNSLDTTTATTGTFTELALYEMTLTPMVTNNPGVLYTLQFTLGTNQSGTIDTVDQSCLNQSNTTSNYDFCAVNKFQIVLRMG encoded by the coding sequence ATGTCAAATAGAGCTTGTAGTAAAGGATTTACTCTAATCGAACTTATGATCTCGATGACTTTTTTGTCAATTTTATTGATTGCGATTACCGTTGCGACCCTTCAAATCATGCACCAGTATTCCAAGGGAATGACGGTAAAGTCAATCAATCAAATAGGCCGAAATCTTGCTGATAGTATACGACGCGATGCGCGGTCACTGAGCACCGTGGGTGGTGGTAAGTATGTCGCACCAAATACTATCGGAGCAGGGGGGTTGGGACGTCTTTGCCTCGGCTCGGCGAGCTATATCTGGAATACCGATTCAGCTCTTAGAGACGGTACGGGAGTGAAATATACAGGGGTACCGAGCCCTCGGATGATTGCGATGGCACGAGTAAACGACCAGGGCGGACAGTACTGCCTGCCTGTTAGTGGTAACTATCGCATGGATGTACCTGCAACCCTTGCTACCGAAATGCTGAGTAATTCTCTCGATACGACGACAGCGACAACGGGTACCTTCACTGAGCTTGCACTCTATGAAATGACGCTGACGCCGATGGTGACTAATAATCCAGGGGTACTTTACACGCTGCAATTCACTCTTGGTACAAACCAATCCGGTACTATCGATACTGTTGACCAATCATGCCTCAACCAATCTAACACAACCTCAAATTATGATTTTTGCGCAGTAAATAAGTTTCAAATCGTCTTACGTATGGGATAA